In candidate division Zixibacteria bacterium HGW-Zixibacteria-1, the following are encoded in one genomic region:
- the aspA gene encoding aspartate ammonia-lyase produces the protein MKTNMINEFIKSIELFADLDDDERRLVSGNMEELVYEKDELIFEENSPRKNLYIIHSGEIELFKRTPLGEEKRLSIFSKYDFLGEGSLMDDYPHSTSARAMIKTTAFAISREKFRELAAADADIAVKILSRIARVISRRMRQTSTRVVNAGAQYISGRTRVEHDLLGNREVPFEFYHGIQTLRALENFNISGISLMQFPVLIEALAMVKMAAARANFDLGLLSKPIADAIAQACNEIINGRWHPHFVVDMIQGGAGTSTNMNANEVIANRALEILGYEKGDYVYCHPNNHVNLSQSTNDAYPTALHIALINSNIKLVEVLQSLIKSFRKKARQFSHIIKMGRTQLQDAVPMTLGQTFEAYAATLEEEIERLRTNAALFLEVNLGGTAIGTGINTDPQYSRKVIRHLRDITGLKVILAPNLVEATQDTGAFVMYSSAIKRLAVKLSKISNDLRLLSSGPRAGFNEINLPPMQPGSSIMPGKVNPVIPEVVNQIVFKVIGNDLTVTLAAEAGQLELNVMEPIIAQSIFESIEMLKNGMITLLHRCVEGITANKERCRMLVERSIGLVTALVPKLGYEVCSDLAKEALETNRGVYELVLEKNLLSKTQLDRLLAPEKMLKPHKRK, from the coding sequence ATGAAAACAAATATGATAAATGAGTTTATCAAGTCGATCGAGCTGTTTGCGGATCTTGATGACGATGAACGGCGGCTGGTTTCGGGCAATATGGAAGAGCTGGTATATGAGAAAGATGAGCTTATTTTCGAGGAGAACAGCCCTCGGAAAAATCTCTATATCATACACAGCGGCGAGATCGAGCTGTTCAAAAGAACGCCCCTGGGGGAAGAAAAACGACTGTCGATATTTTCCAAATATGATTTTCTGGGCGAGGGTTCGCTGATGGATGATTACCCGCACTCGACCTCGGCCCGGGCCATGATAAAGACGACCGCTTTTGCCATCAGCCGGGAAAAATTCCGGGAACTGGCGGCGGCCGATGCCGATATCGCCGTTAAAATACTCTCCCGCATCGCGCGGGTAATTTCGCGCCGGATGCGCCAAACCAGCACCCGGGTGGTCAACGCCGGAGCGCAGTATATTTCCGGGCGGACCCGGGTCGAGCATGATCTTTTGGGTAACCGGGAAGTGCCGTTCGAATTTTACCATGGTATCCAGACCCTTCGGGCCCTCGAGAATTTCAATATCAGCGGTATTTCGCTGATGCAGTTCCCAGTCCTGATAGAGGCGCTGGCCATGGTTAAGATGGCGGCGGCAAGGGCCAATTTTGACCTCGGCCTGCTGTCGAAGCCGATAGCCGACGCCATCGCTCAGGCCTGCAATGAAATTATAAACGGCCGGTGGCATCCGCATTTTGTGGTCGATATGATTCAGGGCGGAGCCGGAACCTCGACCAATATGAATGCCAACGAAGTTATCGCCAACCGGGCGCTGGAGATACTCGGCTATGAAAAGGGCGATTATGTGTATTGCCATCCCAATAATCATGTCAACCTGTCGCAGTCAACCAACGATGCCTACCCGACCGCGCTGCATATCGCTCTTATAAACAGTAACATCAAGCTGGTCGAAGTGCTGCAGAGTCTGATAAAGTCCTTTCGCAAGAAAGCCCGGCAATTTTCCCACATTATCAAGATGGGGCGCACACAACTTCAGGATGCCGTCCCAATGACTCTCGGGCAGACTTTTGAAGCTTATGCCGCGACGCTTGAAGAGGAAATCGAACGGCTCAGGACCAATGCCGCCCTGTTTCTTGAAGTAAATCTTGGCGGCACAGCCATCGGAACCGGTATCAATACCGATCCCCAATACAGCCGTAAAGTCATCCGGCATTTACGCGATATCACCGGCCTAAAAGTCATCCTGGCGCCGAATCTGGTCGAGGCGACGCAGGATACGGGAGCCTTCGTAATGTATTCCTCGGCTATCAAACGATTGGCCGTGAAATTATCCAAAATATCCAATGATCTGCGCCTGCTTTCATCAGGACCGCGAGCCGGTTTTAATGAGATAAACCTGCCGCCGATGCAGCCGGGCTCTTCGATCATGCCTGGAAAAGTGAATCCGGTCATTCCCGAAGTAGTCAACCAGATTGTTTTCAAAGTGATTGGGAATGATTTGACGGTAACACTGGCCGCTGAGGCAGGGCAACTGGAACTGAATGTCATGGAGCCGATTATAGCTCAGTCGATTTTCGAATCAATCGAAATGCTTAAAAACGGCATGATAACCTTATTGCACCGATGTGTCGAGGGCATTACCGCCAACAAGGAGCGGTGCCGGATGCTGGTGGAGCGGAGTATCGGCCTGGTCACGGCGCTGGTTCCCAAACTTGGTTATGAAGTCTGCTCCGATCTGGCCAAGGAGGCCCTGGAAACCAACCGGGGCGTTTATGAGCTGGTTTTGGAGAAAAACCTGTTGTCTAAAACGCAACTGGATCGGCTACTGGCTCCCGAA